The Peptacetobacter hiranonis DNA window CTGATGTAAGTATAGGAAGGTATGAAATGGACGCTAGAGTGCCTAAAGCTGATATATTAAATTCTCTAGCTAAATTATATGATGTTGAAATAGATTATCTTCTAACAGGAAAAGAAGAAACTGAACAACCTTTAAATGATAGAGATAAAAAAGATATAGAAAAAGATCTAAAAAAGATAATGGACGATTTTCGTGACGGAGAATCTGGACCAGTTTATTTTGATGGTATAGAACTTGACGAAGATGATATGGATAAATTAGAAATAGCTATGAGAACTGCTCTTGAAATAGCGAAGGTTAAAAATAAAGAAAAATATACACCTAAAAAATACAAGAAATAATAAAAAGGTAGGTGCGTTTGAATGGATGTGAAAGAATACGTATCTATTATAAAGAAAAAAGCTAATACGGACGATGTATTTGAGTTGGTCGATTACTTT harbors:
- a CDS encoding helix-turn-helix domain-containing protein; the encoded protein is MVTLGSRLKALRQEKGLTQKEVAKLIGTTDVSIGRYEMDARVPKADILNSLAKLYDVEIDYLLTGKEETEQPLNDRDKKDIEKDLKKIMDDFRDGESGPVYFDGIELDEDDMDKLEIAMRTALEIAKVKNKEKYTPKKYKK